A DNA window from Boseongicola sp. contains the following coding sequences:
- a CDS encoding indolepyruvate ferredoxin oxidoreductase family protein — protein sequence MSRSSVTLNDKYDLSKTRVLMNGSQALVRLLLMQSERDRANGLNTAGYVSGYRGSPLGALDMQMHGAKTYLQERSIIFEPGINEDIAATAIWGTQQAELRGEGKHDGVFSLWYGKGPGVDRAGDVLRHANLAGTSPTGGVLMAMGDDHTGESSTTCHQSDFAAMDAYIPVLSPAGVQEILDYGLYGFALSRFAGVWSGLKLMKDTVEVTSVVDASVNRMQFVTPEFEMPDGGLNIRLNDHWVQQEVRIAHYKRFAAEAFARANKFDRRFWGRSGAKIGFTAAGKNWLDLEHALGLLGIDAVEAERLGVTTYKIGQTFPLDVASFQEWADGLDLIVVIEEKRKLIEVQVKEAIFDNPQGRRVYGWHKGGVGLRHGEELFPVSQTLDPSFIAERIGAILQEEGRGTEAMSGALRRLAEMRLPESQTDIATRQAYFCSGCPHNSSTKVPEGSRAYAGIGCHIMALWMDRETSGYTNMGTEGANWIGEARYSSRQHVFQNMGDGTYNHSGLMAVRAAVSSGVNMTYKILYNDAVAMTGGQINDGDLPPEKVAHEMRAMGVKRIAIVFDEKEEPRRADYPSDVDWHPRSELGEVQERYRQIEGASGIIFIQTCAAEKRRRRRRGEFPDPDKRVFINTDICEGCGDCGIQSNCVSIVPVETEFGRKRAIDQSSCNKDFSCLSGFCPAFVTVEGGVLQKEPTSEIDIGDLTDPKLPAISGSHNFVITGIGGTGVITIGAIISMAAHLEGKGAGLMEMAGIAQKGGAVHIHCRIGNSPEDVGAIRVSSGECDTLLGGDLVVSAGRETLALTVSDRTLAVVNNHETMTGDFTRDTMFRIPGEDLKSRIRSRLDGSASFLDATALAQKALGDAIYSNMILFGAAWQMGRVPLEQNSIENAIELNGKSVEDNKRAFHIGRWAIGNAQATDDLLRGGGSGQSSSSVDAISHRAAHLIEYQSQGLAKQYREFVDQFDDPTFRLAVAKGYHKVLAYKDEYEVARLLSGTKAKASDEFSGNLRLKYHLSPPFLSGTGPDGRTKKRAFGDRMEVLWHMLARLKSVRGTAFDPFGYAKERRMERALIDQYENDMKWVLKAGRGGNQAAVALAELPLQIAGFGPVKAENARKAALRRDKLLDELEAAGRESAVGETQEAI from the coding sequence ATGAGCCGTTCCTCTGTCACTTTGAATGACAAGTATGACCTTTCCAAAACACGCGTTTTGATGAACGGAAGTCAGGCATTGGTTCGTTTGTTGCTGATGCAGTCCGAGCGGGATCGGGCCAATGGATTGAATACTGCCGGATACGTGAGTGGGTATCGCGGTTCCCCGCTTGGTGCGTTGGACATGCAAATGCATGGGGCCAAGACATACTTGCAAGAACGCTCGATCATCTTCGAACCCGGCATCAATGAAGATATCGCAGCGACGGCGATCTGGGGCACACAGCAGGCGGAACTTCGAGGCGAGGGCAAACACGATGGTGTTTTTTCGCTTTGGTATGGGAAGGGGCCGGGTGTTGATCGCGCGGGAGATGTTCTGAGGCATGCCAATTTGGCCGGAACGTCACCGACTGGCGGTGTGCTTATGGCCATGGGCGATGACCATACCGGCGAAAGTTCGACCACCTGCCACCAAAGCGATTTCGCGGCGATGGATGCTTATATTCCGGTTCTGTCACCTGCTGGCGTTCAAGAGATATTGGACTACGGACTTTATGGCTTTGCACTTAGCCGATTTGCAGGGGTTTGGAGTGGTTTGAAGCTGATGAAAGACACGGTCGAAGTGACTTCGGTTGTGGATGCAAGTGTCAACCGGATGCAGTTTGTGACACCGGAGTTTGAGATGCCAGATGGCGGGCTGAACATCCGATTGAACGACCATTGGGTCCAGCAGGAAGTGCGGATCGCACATTATAAGCGTTTTGCGGCTGAAGCTTTTGCACGGGCAAACAAGTTTGATCGACGCTTTTGGGGGCGCAGTGGTGCGAAGATTGGCTTTACCGCTGCAGGGAAGAATTGGCTGGACCTGGAACATGCGCTTGGACTTTTGGGGATTGATGCTGTTGAGGCTGAACGGCTGGGCGTCACGACGTATAAGATCGGGCAAACGTTTCCGTTGGATGTTGCTTCGTTTCAGGAGTGGGCAGATGGGCTGGATCTAATTGTTGTCATTGAAGAAAAGCGCAAGCTGATCGAAGTGCAGGTGAAAGAGGCGATTTTTGATAACCCGCAAGGGCGGCGGGTTTATGGATGGCACAAGGGCGGTGTTGGCCTGCGCCATGGTGAAGAGTTGTTCCCAGTCAGCCAGACCCTTGATCCGAGTTTCATTGCTGAGAGGATCGGCGCGATACTTCAAGAAGAAGGGCGTGGAACTGAGGCTATGAGCGGCGCATTGCGGCGATTGGCGGAAATGCGTCTGCCAGAGTCCCAGACCGACATCGCGACGCGCCAAGCCTATTTTTGTTCGGGGTGCCCTCACAATTCTTCGACCAAAGTTCCGGAAGGTAGTCGCGCTTATGCCGGTATTGGTTGCCACATCATGGCTTTGTGGATGGATCGTGAGACGTCTGGTTACACAAATATGGGAACCGAAGGCGCAAACTGGATCGGTGAAGCCCGATATTCATCGCGTCAGCATGTTTTTCAGAACATGGGCGATGGCACCTACAATCATTCGGGTCTGATGGCAGTGCGTGCCGCAGTCTCGTCCGGGGTCAATATGACCTACAAAATCCTCTACAATGACGCGGTAGCCATGACCGGTGGACAGATCAACGACGGTGATCTTCCGCCCGAAAAGGTCGCGCACGAGATGCGGGCCATGGGCGTCAAGCGAATAGCGATCGTTTTTGATGAAAAGGAAGAACCCAGGCGCGCCGATTATCCAAGCGATGTAGATTGGCATCCGCGGAGCGAACTGGGGGAAGTGCAGGAAAGATATCGCCAGATTGAAGGCGCTTCCGGCATCATCTTCATTCAGACCTGTGCGGCTGAAAAACGGCGGCGGCGTCGCCGTGGCGAATTTCCCGATCCAGATAAACGTGTGTTTATCAACACCGACATTTGCGAAGGCTGTGGTGACTGCGGCATTCAGTCGAACTGCGTCTCGATTGTACCGGTTGAAACAGAGTTCGGGCGGAAGCGCGCAATAGATCAATCGTCTTGCAACAAGGATTTTTCGTGCCTGAGTGGGTTTTGCCCGGCCTTCGTTACCGTCGAAGGAGGGGTTCTGCAAAAAGAGCCGACCTCGGAGATCGATATTGGCGATCTGACGGATCCTAAGCTGCCGGCAATTTCCGGTAGCCATAATTTTGTCATCACAGGAATTGGAGGAACCGGGGTCATCACGATTGGCGCGATCATCTCGATGGCGGCGCATCTTGAGGGCAAGGGCGCTGGTTTGATGGAGATGGCCGGGATTGCGCAAAAGGGCGGCGCGGTCCACATCCATTGCAGGATTGGCAATAGCCCGGAAGATGTGGGCGCAATTCGTGTGTCATCAGGTGAGTGCGATACGTTGCTTGGTGGCGATTTGGTTGTTTCGGCTGGGCGCGAGACGTTGGCGTTGACGGTTAGTGATCGTACATTGGCAGTCGTGAATAACCACGAAACGATGACCGGAGATTTCACTCGCGACACGATGTTCAGAATTCCCGGCGAAGACCTTAAGTCTCGCATACGGTCGCGTTTGGACGGCAGCGCATCATTTTTGGATGCAACTGCTCTGGCCCAGAAGGCGCTTGGCGACGCGATCTATTCGAACATGATCTTGTTTGGAGCTGCTTGGCAGATGGGGCGTGTGCCACTGGAGCAGAACTCAATCGAGAATGCCATTGAACTGAATGGCAAGAGTGTCGAGGACAACAAGCGTGCATTCCACATTGGTCGTTGGGCAATTGGGAACGCACAGGCAACCGACGACTTGCTTAGGGGCGGGGGGTCGGGTCAATCTTCTTCGTCTGTGGATGCTATTTCCCATCGTGCGGCGCATCTTATCGAGTACCAGTCGCAAGGCCTGGCCAAACAATATCGAGAATTCGTTGATCAGTTCGATGATCCAACTTTTAGGCTGGCGGTGGCCAAAGGCTATCACAAAGTTTTGGCATACAAGGACGAATACGAGGTTGCACGCTTACTGAGCGGCACAAAGGCAAAAGCCAGTGATGAATTTAGCGGGAATTTGCGTCTGAAGTATCATCTTTCGCCGCCGTTTCTGTCGGGAACGGGTCCGGATGGCCGAACCAAGAAGCGAGCATTTGGAGACCGAATGGAGGTCTTGTGGCACATGTTGGCACGCTTGAAATCCGTTCGTGGAACGGCGTTTGATCCCTTTGGATATGCCAAAGAGCGCCGCATGGAGCGAGCACTTATCGATCAATATGAAAACGATATGAAATGGGTGTTAAAAGCTGGGCGGGGCGGTAACCAAGCTGCTGTCGCTTTGGCGGAACTGCCATTGCAGATTGCTGGATTTGGCCCGGTAAAAGCCGAAAACGCGAGAAAGGCAGCATTGCGCCGCGATAAGTTACTGGACGAACTTGAAGCTGCGGGCAGGGAAAGCGCCGTTGGCGAGACGCAGGAAGCAATTTGA